In Dehalococcoidia bacterium, the following proteins share a genomic window:
- a CDS encoding PadR family transcriptional regulator: MLRDDTSKYLPLTESTYYIMLTLVKPLHGYAVMQKIEEISNGTVKVGPGTLYGAFTSLEKEGLIVKVKEEERRKSYVLTPKGKKVLMNQIKRLEMMTRNGLSVIDLL; the protein is encoded by the coding sequence ATGTTGCGAGATGATACTAGCAAATACCTCCCTCTGACTGAGTCCACATATTATATCATGCTGACTCTGGTCAAACCTCTTCACGGATACGCGGTCATGCAGAAGATAGAGGAAATCAGCAACGGCACAGTCAAGGTTGGCCCCGGGACCTTATATGGGGCGTTCACATCATTAGAGAAAGAGGGGCTGATTGTTAAGGTCAAGGAGGAGGAACGACGAAAGAGCTATGTTCTAACGCCAAAAGGGAAGAAGGTACTAATGAACCAGATAAAGCGATTGGAAATGATGACCCGAAACGGTCTATCCGTCATAGACCTGTTGTGA
- a CDS encoding DUF4382 domain-containing protein yields the protein MIAVVLIALIGYFAVLPALSPNGPGEELVLQANFRLLISDEVNDIEDFEHLYVDITSIGIQQGNSSESWEILAPIPDPDDDGIPGIDLRLLTGENALEIWSGNVTPGVYSKLFIYVGDVTGYLVGNETVAVKLPSGKLHISKPFSVNDSLVNFVFDITVHEAGNSGKYILQPQISESGPDKEFTDVSPKKQGNSDPGKPEDAGEPEDAGNSDPGQPEDAGNPEDAGNSDPGQPEDAGEPADAGNSDPGQPEDAGNPEDAGNTGNGKP from the coding sequence GTGATAGCAGTTGTACTTATAGCGCTGATCGGCTACTTTGCCGTTCTACCAGCGCTATCGCCAAACGGTCCCGGTGAAGAGCTGGTATTACAGGCCAATTTTAGATTACTAATAAGCGATGAGGTTAATGATATCGAAGATTTCGAACATCTCTATGTAGATATCACCTCAATAGGTATCCAGCAGGGCAACAGCTCAGAATCATGGGAAATCCTTGCCCCTATACCCGATCCCGATGATGATGGAATACCTGGGATCGACCTGAGGCTCTTGACAGGTGAAAACGCCCTTGAGATCTGGAGCGGAAACGTCACTCCAGGCGTGTACAGCAAGCTGTTTATTTACGTGGGCGATGTTACGGGATATCTAGTTGGGAATGAGACAGTAGCGGTTAAACTTCCCAGCGGCAAACTACATATCAGCAAGCCATTCTCTGTAAACGATTCTCTGGTAAACTTCGTCTTTGATATCACAGTTCATGAGGCTGGAAATAGTGGCAAGTATATACTTCAACCACAGATATCCGAAAGTGGACCAGATAAGGAATTTACCGATGTGAGCCCTAAGAAACAGGGTAATTCCGACCCCGGCAAACCTGAAGATGCGGGCGAGCCTGAGGACGCTGGTAATTCCGACCCCGGCCAACCTGAAGATGCGGGTAATCCTGAGGACGCTGGTAATTCCGACCCCGGCCAACCTGAAGATGCGGGCGAGCCTGCGGACGCTGGTAATTCCGACCCCGGCCAACCTGAAGATGCAGGCAATCCTGAGGACGCTGGTAATACTGGCAACGGCAAACCTTAA
- a CDS encoding DUF2812 domain-containing protein yields the protein MEENTIRKIKWFWPWQDEQEEAWLRNMSQKGWHLSSVGLPCIYRFRAGEQRDYVYRLDYQTFPKKDKQEYQQLFRDAGWEHIGEMSAWQYSRKEIKEGETLEIFTDVESKVTKYKRVLAFLAFFVVILIAPLPNIWSDPPYSWSYSLWIILRVISLLAMGVFMYAIIKIMLRIGQLRKL from the coding sequence ATGGAAGAAAATACTATCCGAAAAATCAAATGGTTTTGGCCTTGGCAGGATGAACAAGAAGAGGCATGGCTCAGGAACATGTCCCAAAAGGGTTGGCACCTATCTTCAGTAGGGTTACCGTGTATCTACAGATTTCGGGCTGGTGAGCAGCGGGATTACGTCTACCGCCTAGATTATCAGACGTTTCCAAAGAAGGATAAACAAGAATATCAACAGTTATTCCGCGATGCCGGTTGGGAGCATATTGGCGAAATGTCTGCCTGGCAATACTCCCGTAAGGAAATTAAGGAAGGAGAGACTCTGGAAATCTTCACTGATGTTGAGTCCAAAGTGACGAAGTATAAGAGAGTGCTGGCTTTTCTGGCTTTCTTCGTTGTAATTTTGATAGCGCCATTGCCTAACATATGGAGTGATCCTCCGTACTCCTGGTCCTACTCCTTGTGGATCATCCTTCGGGTCATTTCTCTTCTGGCTATGGGGGTTTTCATGTATGCCATCATCAAAATCATGCTAAGGATCGGACAGCTGAGAAAGCTTTGA
- a CDS encoding sigma-70 family RNA polymerase sigma factor, which translates to MDRRSRKRRDNEAQLAALYESYYDRISRYAFVRLGNQADAEELAGEVFLRALESLDSYKERGVPMQAWLFRIAHNLIVDHYRKVKNQKTVPVDTVSIKAESDPEAEAMMEFEVTRVKRALGRLTESQRKVIELRFFGELTSEEAGQVLKKRPGAVRELQSAAIKALRNLLNEEQSLKMVQDE; encoded by the coding sequence TTGGATAGAAGAAGCAGAAAACGAAGGGATAACGAGGCTCAGCTCGCAGCTTTGTACGAAAGCTATTACGACCGAATTTCCCGCTATGCTTTCGTTCGTCTTGGTAATCAAGCAGATGCAGAAGAGTTGGCTGGTGAAGTATTCCTGAGAGCCCTTGAGTCCCTGGATTCATATAAAGAACGAGGAGTGCCAATGCAAGCGTGGCTATTCAGGATAGCACACAATTTAATCGTGGATCATTATCGGAAAGTAAAAAACCAAAAGACGGTACCGGTTGATACAGTATCTATAAAAGCAGAATCAGATCCAGAGGCAGAGGCGATGATGGAATTCGAAGTAACGAGAGTAAAAAGAGCACTTGGCCGACTTACTGAATCCCAACGTAAGGTGATTGAGCTCCGGTTTTTTGGTGAACTGACATCAGAGGAAGCAGGACAGGTATTGAAAAAACGGCCGGGAGCCGTGCGTGAACTGCAGAGCGCGGCCATCAAAGCGTTGCGTAACTTATTGAATGAAGAACAATCGTTAAAAATGGTGCAAGATGAGTAA